The Hemicordylus capensis ecotype Gifberg chromosome 5, rHemCap1.1.pri, whole genome shotgun sequence nucleotide sequence aaactgatatatgagacagatgcattacatgcaaagcgagataagtcaagccttaatttgttataattgtgatgatcatggtgtacagctcatgaaaaccccaaatccacaatctcagaaaattagaatattacatggaaccaagaagacaaggattgaagaatagaacaatatcggacctctgaaaagtataagcatgcatatgtattcagtacttggtttgggccccttttgcagcaattactgcctcaatgcggcgtggcatggatgctatcagcctgtggcactgatgaggtattatggaagaccaggatgcttcattagcggccttcagcaattctgcattgtttggtctcatgtctctcatccttctcttggcaatgccccatagattctctatggggtcaggtcaggcgagtttgctggccaatcaagcaccatacactgtatacttttcagaggtccgatattgttctattctacaatccttgtcttcttggttgcatgtaatattctaattttctgagattgtggatttggggttttcatgagctgtacgccatgatcatcacaattataacaaattaaggcttgacttatctcgctttgcatgtaatgcatctgtctcatatatcagtttcaccttttaatttgcattactgaaattaatggacttttgcacgatattctaattttccgagtttcacctgtaataatGCCTACAAAGTAGCATCTGCACTGATCCGCAGGGACTCTTCCCATTCCCCCTTCTCACCTGTACATTTTCTGGGCTACAGAGAGGGACAAGTCGAAGGTAGTTCCAGCTGCAGACCGAACGCTCTCGGGGAACATCTCTGTCAACCCCCAAAGTCTCTCTGCCAACGTTTCATCCAACTGCAAATAAAGAGCATGAGAAACGAAAGATAGGCACCTGCCAGGCGAAGCCTTCCCCTCCCATGGGGGGCACGATCGCCCATGCGCGCCTCCAGCACCATCTCTCCCCAATACGCAGGGAACGCGCACCGCTCCCGCCCTCCCCTGCCGCATCTCCCACCTGAGCTATCCCAGGCCTCGGGCCGCCCCGCCTCCCAAGGGTCATCCCGCACATGGCATGCTGGCGCTGGCACTGGCACTGGCACGGCCGGGCACTAAACCCTAGGGTTGAAGCGCGCTACCTCCTCGTCGTCCTCCTCCAGTTCCTCAGCCTTGCTTGTGCCGCCCTTGGGCAACAGCAGCTCCTCAGGAGAGAGGGGCGTCGCGGCGGCCATGTCTGCAACTGGGGAACAGGGGAGAGTCGAGAGAGGAGGCCGGCAGCGGATAGAACGTCGCCGGAAGCGGAGGTAGAGAGAGGCGTTCGTGCTCCGTTGGTTGCTTGGCGACACCTGGCGGTCAGGAAGCAGCACTGGCGCGAGCGCAATCGCTTTGGCAGTTTCGGAACGGAAGTGCCGCAATCACCCCGCTACTACTATAGAGCATTGTCAATGCAGATTTATTTGCATGAATGAGTGTCCACGCATTCTCTATTCAACTCACAGTAAATCAGTAAAACATTCCCAGTTTACAGAAGGAGAATAGATCCTGAAGAGGAGTAGTTAAGTTGCCTAAGGATGAATGCATGACAAGTGCAGACG carries:
- the TOMM22 gene encoding mitochondrial import receptor subunit TOM22 homolog, with product MAAATPLSPEELLLPKGGTSKAEELEEDDEELDETLAERLWGLTEMFPESVRSAAGTTFDLSLSVAQKMYRFSRAALWIGTTSFMILVLPVVFETEKLQMEQQQQMQQRQILLGPNTGLSGGMPGALPSLPGKI